Proteins encoded by one window of Acuticoccus sp. MNP-M23:
- a CDS encoding cupin domain-containing protein has product MSGDSPTVTYWHLYADADGITHQHRCTMSEFQMKSIGSGASPQWQGRTHHDGASVMVTVLPVGWQGDWHENPKPQWIIPLSGRWYVEAMDGTRVEMGPGEISFGEDQGAAEQDGRKGHTSGTVGDEPAVLMLVQFDTPREATKSCPFQ; this is encoded by the coding sequence ATGAGCGGCGATTCGCCCACGGTGACCTACTGGCACCTCTACGCCGATGCCGACGGCATCACCCATCAGCACCGCTGCACCATGAGCGAGTTCCAGATGAAGTCGATCGGGTCCGGCGCCAGCCCGCAATGGCAAGGCCGGACGCACCACGACGGGGCGAGCGTGATGGTCACGGTCCTGCCCGTCGGCTGGCAGGGCGACTGGCACGAGAACCCGAAGCCGCAGTGGATCATACCCCTGTCGGGCCGCTGGTACGTCGAGGCGATGGATGGCACCCGCGTGGAGATGGGTCCCGGCGAAATCTCTTTCGGCGAAGACCAGGGCGCTGCCGAACAGGACGGCCGCAAGGGTCACACCTCCGGCACCGTTGGCGACGAACCCGCCGTTTTGATGCTCGTTCAGTTCGACACGCCGCGCGAGGCCACGAAATCATGCCCGTTCCAGTGA
- a CDS encoding DoxX family membrane protein, protein MTFEIVLTALSRIALIALFLPFSALDKVLNFRGAVGQAQEIGIGRTLAAIMIAVGFLVEVVMSAGILTGIADRFAALVLALYCAATAILYKRFWAVPGFGLTGAGKGREMFFDFWKNFAVAGGFLVLALGPTAADVDAFLANPFASSHPYAAAPLPGANP, encoded by the coding sequence ATGACATTCGAAATCGTTCTGACGGCGCTGAGCCGGATCGCCCTGATCGCGCTGTTCCTGCCCTTCAGCGCGCTCGACAAGGTGCTCAACTTTCGCGGCGCGGTTGGGCAGGCGCAGGAGATCGGCATCGGCCGCACGCTCGCCGCCATCATGATCGCGGTCGGCTTCCTCGTCGAGGTGGTGATGTCGGCCGGCATCCTCACCGGCATTGCGGACCGCTTTGCGGCGCTTGTGCTGGCGCTCTACTGCGCGGCGACGGCGATCCTCTACAAGCGCTTCTGGGCGGTGCCGGGCTTCGGCCTGACGGGCGCGGGCAAGGGCCGGGAGATGTTCTTCGACTTCTGGAAGAACTTCGCGGTCGCGGGCGGCTTTCTCGTCCTCGCGCTCGGCCCCACCGCGGCAGACGTGGATGCCTTCCTCGCCAACCCCTTCGCCTCCTCGCACCCCTACGCAGCAGCCCCCCTTCCCGGAGCCAACCCATGA
- a CDS encoding GMC family oxidoreductase produces MTHWDVIVIGSGPGGGSVARKLAESGRQVLILERGDYLPRERENWDANAVFNKGRYQTDELWTDSKGNEFHPGLHYFVGGNSKVYGSILFRLRESDFGAVHHQDGVSPAWPVGYETFEPYYQAAEELFHVHGARGEDPTEPPSLKPYPFQAVTHEPRIQELADDLAREGHKPFHLPVGILLDEVDGKATPSSPCIKCDRFDGYPCLTNGKADAQVICVDPALREYPNLTLMTRTYAERLTTDATGRTVTGVEVVEGTGEAARQRTLTADIVVVACGALSSALLMLRSANEAHPNGLANGSGQVGRNYMRHNNSIVLAISRTPNPTKFQKTLGLNDFYHAPERGGMGGWEYPLGHIQMVGKSDGAQIEGEALPKALQLFPEQPFDWLAHHSLDFWLTSEDLPKPENRIHYKEGRVHLDLTDTNLEAHQRLRGKLQDLCNKLDVHPHLFDRQLYFGQNVPIGGTSHQAGTMRFGTDPATSVLDRDCRAHELDNLYVTDASFFPSIGAVNPTLTIIANALRVTDGIEERLAGR; encoded by the coding sequence ATGACTCATTGGGACGTCATCGTCATCGGATCGGGACCAGGGGGCGGCTCCGTTGCCCGAAAGCTTGCCGAGAGCGGCCGGCAGGTTCTCATTCTGGAGCGGGGCGATTATCTTCCCCGAGAGCGGGAAAACTGGGACGCGAACGCGGTCTTCAACAAGGGCCGGTATCAGACCGACGAGCTCTGGACCGATAGCAAGGGCAACGAGTTTCACCCCGGCCTCCATTATTTCGTCGGCGGCAACTCCAAGGTCTACGGCTCGATCCTGTTTCGGCTGCGCGAGAGCGATTTCGGCGCGGTCCACCACCAGGATGGCGTCTCGCCGGCCTGGCCTGTGGGCTACGAGACGTTCGAGCCCTACTATCAGGCGGCGGAGGAGCTGTTCCACGTCCACGGCGCGCGCGGTGAGGACCCGACCGAGCCACCCTCGCTCAAGCCCTACCCCTTCCAGGCCGTCACCCACGAGCCGCGCATCCAGGAGCTCGCCGACGACCTCGCGCGCGAAGGGCACAAGCCGTTCCACCTGCCGGTCGGCATCCTGCTGGACGAGGTTGACGGCAAGGCAACGCCATCGAGCCCCTGCATCAAGTGCGACCGGTTCGACGGCTACCCCTGCCTCACCAACGGCAAGGCCGACGCGCAGGTCATCTGCGTCGACCCCGCCCTGCGCGAGTACCCCAACCTCACCTTGATGACGCGGACCTATGCCGAGCGGCTGACGACCGACGCCACCGGCCGCACCGTCACCGGCGTGGAGGTGGTCGAAGGCACGGGCGAGGCCGCCCGCCAGCGCACGCTCACGGCCGATATCGTGGTGGTGGCCTGCGGGGCGCTGTCGTCGGCGCTCCTAATGCTGCGCTCGGCAAACGAGGCGCATCCAAACGGGCTCGCCAACGGCTCCGGCCAGGTCGGGCGCAACTACATGCGGCACAACAATTCCATCGTGCTTGCGATCTCGCGCACGCCGAACCCGACGAAGTTCCAGAAGACGCTCGGCCTCAACGACTTCTACCACGCACCCGAACGGGGCGGGATGGGCGGCTGGGAGTATCCGCTCGGCCATATCCAGATGGTCGGCAAGTCCGACGGGGCGCAGATCGAGGGCGAGGCGCTGCCCAAGGCGCTGCAACTCTTTCCGGAGCAGCCGTTCGACTGGCTTGCCCACCATTCGCTCGATTTCTGGCTCACGTCCGAGGATCTGCCGAAACCGGAAAACCGGATTCACTACAAGGAAGGCCGCGTCCATCTCGACCTGACCGACACCAACCTCGAAGCGCACCAGCGGCTGCGGGGCAAGCTGCAGGACCTTTGCAACAAGCTCGACGTGCATCCGCACCTCTTCGACCGGCAGCTATATTTCGGCCAGAACGTGCCGATTGGCGGCACCTCGCACCAGGCGGGCACGATGCGCTTCGGCACCGACCCCGCCACCTCGGTGCTGGATAGAGACTGCCGCGCCCACGAACTCGACAATCTCTATGTCACCGATGCGAGCTTCTTCCCGTCGATCGGTGCCGTGAACCCCACGCTGACCATCATCGCCAACGCGCTGCGCGTGACGGACGGAATTGAAGAAAGGCTCGCAGGCCGATGA
- a CDS encoding NAD(P)H-binding protein — translation MTNTAPIVPPARIVVFGATGNTGRAVLRQGNARGFDMAGVDLGKADDTSGDWDEIVANVLEDDLAPALEGASAVISCLGVGHSIGTLADPPPLYSKGTARIVEAMGTAGVKRIVVISATMVAANDRGPLMFRLGMAPALTRVLDQMEEMERELAASGLDWTAARPGWLLDKPATEDFVLSEGEIADGLIRTRIADLAGVMLDCVEQGTFSRGYPAPARKETDEDESNEAVLKAMMA, via the coding sequence ATGACAAACACAGCACCCATCGTCCCGCCCGCCCGTATCGTTGTCTTCGGGGCCACCGGCAATACTGGCCGCGCGGTCCTGCGCCAGGGCAACGCGCGTGGTTTCGACATGGCCGGCGTCGATCTCGGCAAGGCGGATGACACGTCCGGCGATTGGGACGAGATCGTCGCAAACGTCCTGGAAGACGATCTTGCGCCTGCGCTTGAGGGCGCCAGCGCCGTCATCTCGTGCCTTGGCGTGGGCCACTCCATCGGCACGCTCGCCGATCCGCCGCCGCTTTATTCGAAGGGGACCGCGCGCATCGTCGAAGCGATGGGGACCGCCGGGGTGAAGCGGATCGTCGTCATTTCCGCAACGATGGTCGCCGCAAACGACCGCGGTCCGCTGATGTTCCGGCTCGGCATGGCACCGGCGCTGACCCGCGTGCTCGACCAGATGGAAGAGATGGAGCGCGAGCTTGCCGCTTCCGGGCTGGACTGGACGGCGGCGCGGCCGGGCTGGCTGCTCGACAAGCCCGCAACCGAGGATTTCGTCCTGTCGGAAGGCGAAATTGCCGATGGGCTCATCCGCACCCGCATCGCGGATCTTGCCGGTGTGATGCTCGACTGCGTCGAACAGGGCACGTTCTCACGCGGCTATCCGGCCCCTGCACGCAAGGAAACGGACGAGGACGAGAGCAACGAGGCCGTGCTCAAGGCCATGATGGCGTGA
- a CDS encoding cytochrome C oxidase subunit IV family protein: MTKIDESLINPKELARRERRTYAVGFVLSLILTVLAFAALLSDLPTTFKIIVIVVAALMQITVHMRSFLHLSFSGREAREDLLLVFFSVSLLAIMAGGTWYIMTDLSGRMHQTGSGAHSGHDGTGG, translated from the coding sequence ATGACCAAAATCGACGAAAGTCTGATCAACCCGAAGGAACTTGCCAGGCGCGAGCGTCGAACCTACGCGGTCGGCTTCGTGCTCAGTCTCATTCTCACTGTGCTCGCCTTCGCCGCCCTCCTGTCAGACCTGCCGACGACCTTCAAGATCATCGTCATCGTCGTCGCGGCGTTGATGCAGATCACCGTTCACATGCGCAGCTTCCTTCACCTCAGCTTCTCGGGACGCGAGGCGCGCGAGGACCTGCTGCTCGTGTTCTTCTCGGTCAGTCTCCTGGCGATCATGGCGGGCGGGACGTGGTACATCATGACCGACCTCTCCGGCCGGATGCATCAAACCGGCTCCGGCGCGCACTCGGGCCACGACGGAACCGGAGGCTGA
- a CDS encoding cytochrome c oxidase subunit 3, which produces MSNNGDYPGLNLGAAHGEADDEAEAIVFGFWVFLMSDLIIFGILFASYASYLDPVGLAGAPGPKELFDIRSVAIQTGLLLLGGTAYAGVSLSVKYWDGRGKVIAWLLVCAALGSAFLYFEITDFLTQASKGGVPQASGWLSSYFTLVGLHGLHVFAGVLWILAMVGQVLWRGIDDTVKARLMMLGVFWHFLDLIWVGIFSFVFLVPLA; this is translated from the coding sequence ATGAGCAACAACGGTGATTATCCCGGCCTGAACCTTGGCGCGGCGCACGGCGAAGCGGACGACGAAGCCGAAGCCATCGTCTTCGGCTTCTGGGTGTTTTTGATGAGCGATCTCATCATCTTCGGCATCCTGTTTGCGTCTTACGCCTCCTACCTCGACCCGGTGGGCCTCGCCGGCGCGCCGGGGCCGAAGGAGCTGTTCGACATCCGCAGTGTCGCCATCCAGACCGGCCTCCTCCTCCTCGGCGGCACCGCCTATGCGGGTGTTTCGCTGAGCGTCAAATACTGGGACGGGCGCGGCAAGGTGATCGCCTGGCTCCTCGTCTGCGCCGCACTCGGCAGCGCATTCCTGTACTTCGAAATTACCGATTTCCTGACACAGGCCAGCAAGGGCGGCGTGCCGCAGGCGAGCGGATGGCTGAGTTCCTACTTCACGCTCGTCGGCCTCCACGGCCTCCACGTCTTTGCCGGCGTCCTCTGGATCCTCGCGATGGTCGGCCAGGTCCTCTGGCGCGGGATCGACGACACGGTGAAAGCGCGCCTGATGATGCTGGGCGTGTTCTGGCATTTCCTCGACCTCATCTGGGTCGGCATCTTCTCGTTCGTCTTCCTGGTGCCTCTCGCATGA
- a CDS encoding cbb3-type cytochrome c oxidase subunit I — protein sequence MSGETSPIFGNLTWDVTPYTDLSRHVDISTIVGAGAASVLVLGAFVAVALLTYMRWWGPLYRNWLISADAKKIGIMYIALALVMLARGVIEGFVIRAHQATALGTLTEPESGLVAPDHFAQLFSTHGTIMIFFVAMPLLVGLINFVLPQQLGARDMAFPVLNQVSLGLTAAGAALVMVSLLVGKFGTGGWTMYPPYTGKTFSPGEGVDYWLWAVLISGVGSTLTGMNFAVTIFKKRAPGMHLMRMPLFCWTSLCVAIMLIYAMPALTVSSGMLALDRYAGFHFFTNTAGGNMMNYANIFWMFGHPEVYVLILPAFGVFSEVSATYSTKRLYGYTSLVIASMSIAVISFTVWLHHFFTMGQSAGVNIAFGIATMVIGVPTGVKIYDWMATLWRGRVRMTAPIVYLIGFFMLFVIGGLSGIILANPSIDYQVHNTTFLVAHFHNVIIPGVLFGMLAGIHYWFPKAFGFRLDETWGRRTALFFVVGFIVTFMPLYVLGLMGLPRRSPTFQNPDFLPWMYVAALGACFMLCALASLFWTFWTSYRRRVELAVPGGDPWHGSTLEWSTPAPVPEWTFATIPQVTARDHWGAAKRAGDAWKAPAAYQDIELPADTAHGIVIAGASVVFGFAMVWHIWWLAIVSALLIPAALLLRGMRTIRPRIIPAAEVAEADTRFRQFVAGLEPATRADEMTARNRGVPDIAEFAA from the coding sequence ATGAGCGGCGAGACCAGTCCCATTTTCGGCAACCTCACCTGGGACGTGACGCCCTACACCGACCTCAGCCGGCATGTCGACATCAGCACGATCGTGGGCGCGGGTGCGGCGAGCGTGCTGGTCCTCGGGGCATTCGTCGCAGTGGCCCTCCTCACGTACATGCGGTGGTGGGGACCGCTTTATCGCAACTGGTTGATTTCGGCCGACGCGAAGAAGATCGGCATCATGTACATCGCGCTTGCGCTGGTGATGCTGGCGCGTGGCGTCATCGAGGGGTTCGTCATTCGGGCGCATCAGGCGACCGCACTCGGCACGCTCACCGAGCCGGAAAGCGGCCTCGTCGCGCCGGACCATTTCGCCCAGCTCTTCAGCACCCATGGCACGATCATGATCTTCTTCGTCGCCATGCCGCTACTCGTCGGCCTCATCAATTTCGTCCTGCCGCAGCAGCTCGGTGCGCGCGACATGGCGTTCCCCGTACTCAATCAGGTCAGCCTCGGCCTGACCGCGGCCGGCGCCGCGCTGGTGATGGTCTCGCTCCTCGTCGGCAAGTTCGGCACTGGCGGATGGACCATGTACCCGCCCTACACCGGCAAGACGTTCAGTCCCGGTGAAGGCGTCGACTACTGGCTCTGGGCCGTCCTGATATCGGGGGTGGGCTCGACGCTGACGGGGATGAACTTCGCTGTCACCATCTTCAAGAAGCGCGCGCCGGGCATGCATTTGATGCGCATGCCGCTATTCTGCTGGACCTCGCTGTGCGTCGCAATAATGCTGATCTACGCCATGCCGGCGCTGACCGTGTCGAGTGGGATGCTGGCGCTGGACCGCTATGCGGGGTTCCACTTCTTCACCAATACCGCCGGCGGCAACATGATGAACTACGCCAACATCTTCTGGATGTTTGGCCACCCGGAGGTCTACGTTCTTATTCTGCCCGCGTTCGGCGTGTTTTCCGAAGTCAGCGCAACCTATTCGACCAAGCGGCTCTACGGGTACACCTCGCTCGTCATCGCCAGCATGAGCATCGCGGTGATCAGCTTCACCGTCTGGCTGCATCACTTCTTCACGATGGGACAGAGCGCCGGCGTCAACATTGCGTTCGGCATCGCCACCATGGTGATCGGCGTTCCGACGGGCGTGAAGATCTACGACTGGATGGCGACGTTGTGGCGCGGCCGCGTCCGCATGACCGCGCCAATCGTCTATCTCATCGGCTTCTTCATGCTCTTCGTCATCGGCGGACTGTCCGGCATCATCCTCGCCAATCCGTCAATCGACTATCAGGTCCACAACACGACCTTCCTCGTCGCGCATTTTCACAACGTCATCATCCCCGGCGTGCTCTTCGGAATGCTGGCGGGCATTCACTACTGGTTCCCCAAGGCCTTCGGCTTCCGCCTCGACGAGACATGGGGGCGGCGGACCGCGCTGTTCTTCGTCGTCGGTTTCATCGTGACGTTCATGCCGCTGTATGTTCTCGGCCTGATGGGGCTTCCGCGCCGCTCGCCGACCTTCCAGAACCCGGACTTCCTGCCCTGGATGTACGTTGCCGCGCTTGGCGCCTGCTTCATGCTCTGCGCGCTGGCCAGCCTCTTCTGGACGTTCTGGACGAGCTACCGGAGGCGTGTGGAGCTGGCGGTGCCCGGCGGCGACCCCTGGCACGGGAGCACGCTTGAATGGTCGACGCCCGCGCCGGTGCCCGAGTGGACGTTCGCCACCATTCCGCAGGTCACCGCGAGGGACCACTGGGGCGCGGCCAAGCGCGCTGGCGACGCGTGGAAGGCGCCGGCCGCCTATCAGGACATCGAGCTGCCCGCCGATACCGCGCACGGCATCGTCATCGCGGGCGCGTCCGTCGTCTTCGGCTTCGCCATGGTCTGGCACATCTGGTGGCTGGCGATCGTGAGCGCCCTCCTCATTCCCGCAGCGCTGCTCCTGCGCGGCATGCGGACGATCAGGCCGAGGATCATCCCGGCCGCCGAGGTGGCGGAAGCCGACACCCGCTTCCGCCAGTTTGTCGCGGGCCTGGAGCCGGCGACGCGCGCCGATGAAATGACGGCGCGCAATCGCGGCGTTCCGGACATTGCGGAGTTCGCCGCATGA
- a CDS encoding cytochrome ubiquinol oxidase subunit II produces MAGGVLASLAVDAAFASQTLEQSFLQPMGPIADEQFTHLLRVIAISMVVILPVLIGVPLILWRYRYAKPRGRYTSDWEYSPKLEIAMWGVPALVVVVLGGWLWYSTSKLDPYNALGPDPLRVQVIGLDWKWLFIYPEDGIATVDELVIPVGRPVELTLTTDTVMQSLLIAPLTGQIYAMPGMTTKLNFAASRPGEAEGENTQFNGNSFGRQKFTVRALEPDDYTAWVSKGGGELTLDEATYTTLRKRSVLADARTDLGLAKSAEPITMTLAQPDMFRRIVAKYHQPGGGAATRTWGGTGLPESDLPEIGR; encoded by the coding sequence ATGGCCGGCGGCGTGCTGGCGAGCCTCGCCGTGGATGCGGCGTTTGCATCGCAAACGCTGGAGCAGAGCTTTCTTCAGCCCATGGGGCCGATCGCTGACGAGCAGTTCACCCACCTTCTGCGGGTCATCGCGATCTCGATGGTCGTGATCCTGCCTGTCCTCATCGGCGTGCCGTTGATCTTGTGGCGCTATCGCTATGCCAAGCCGCGCGGCCGCTACACGTCGGACTGGGAGTATTCGCCAAAGCTCGAAATCGCCATGTGGGGCGTGCCCGCGCTGGTCGTCGTCGTGCTGGGAGGCTGGCTCTGGTATTCCACCAGCAAGCTCGACCCCTACAACGCGCTCGGCCCGGACCCGCTCAGGGTTCAGGTCATCGGTCTCGACTGGAAATGGCTGTTCATCTACCCGGAAGACGGGATCGCGACGGTCGACGAACTCGTCATCCCCGTCGGCCGGCCGGTCGAGCTGACCCTCACGACGGACACCGTTATGCAAAGCCTCCTCATCGCGCCGCTGACCGGGCAGATCTATGCGATGCCGGGAATGACCACGAAGCTGAACTTTGCCGCGAGCCGACCGGGCGAGGCGGAGGGCGAGAACACGCAGTTCAACGGAAACAGCTTCGGACGACAAAAATTCACCGTGCGGGCGCTCGAACCGGACGATTACACGGCATGGGTTTCAAAGGGCGGCGGTGAGCTGACGCTTGACGAAGCCACTTACACCACCCTGCGCAAACGCTCGGTCCTCGCCGATGCCCGGACCGACCTTGGCCTCGCAAAGAGCGCGGAGCCGATCACCATGACACTCGCTCAACCGGACATGTTCCGCCGGATCGTCGCCAAGTATCACCAGCCGGGTGGTGGGGCAGCGACCCGGACCTGGGGCGGGACCGGCCTGCCTGAAAGCGATCTGCCGGAGATAGGCCGATGA
- a CDS encoding RNA polymerase sigma factor has protein sequence MNTSNLENLEFLLRRIALGDKKAMRALYMSVGPDLDRFIQTRSRDPHEVADIVQETMLEVWRRAATFEGRSSVRTWIYSIACHKAADRWRKSTPTVAEADDTIADEAASPHAVLEALEDGTALRDCIAKLPAVQRAAVHLAFFCDLPYLDIAAIEGCSVGTVKTRVFHAKRLLLHCLSRRSTPSGA, from the coding sequence TTGAATACTTCAAATCTTGAGAATCTAGAGTTCCTTCTTCGGCGGATAGCCTTGGGCGATAAAAAGGCAATGCGCGCCCTCTATATGTCAGTCGGTCCGGATCTAGATCGCTTCATCCAGACGCGTAGCCGCGATCCGCACGAAGTGGCGGATATCGTGCAGGAAACGATGCTTGAGGTCTGGCGTCGCGCAGCGACGTTCGAGGGCCGTTCGAGCGTACGCACATGGATCTACTCCATCGCCTGCCACAAGGCGGCCGACCGCTGGCGCAAGTCCACTCCGACGGTTGCCGAGGCGGACGATACAATTGCGGACGAGGCGGCCAGCCCACACGCCGTGCTGGAAGCGCTAGAGGACGGCACGGCCTTGCGGGACTGTATCGCAAAACTCCCCGCCGTTCAGCGCGCCGCGGTTCACCTGGCTTTCTTCTGCGATCTTCCTTACCTCGACATCGCCGCCATCGAGGGCTGTTCGGTCGGCACCGTGAAGACCCGGGTTTTCCACGCCAAGCGCCTGCTCCTGCACTGCCTTTCGAGAAGATCGACGCCATCCGGCGCCTGA